CCAGCTGTAACAAATTGGCTGATTGAGTACAATTTTAATCGCCCTCATCAAGCGCTTGATTATTTAACACCCATGAGATATATTGAGAATCACAATGAGAATCTTAAACAAAAAGTGTTACCTATGTGCCCAGCCAGCACACGAGTTTGACAATTACTTATGTATATGATAATCTTCGTTGACAACTGGAAAGGAGATATAAAGTGCAGGCAGTTATTGTTACAGGTGGTAAGCAGTTTAAAGTTTCAGAAGGGGATATTATAAAAACAGAGAAGATTGAAGAAAAGGTTGGTTGCAAGATCAATTTTGAACCTATCTTGATTTCTGATAAAGAAACCGTATCCATAGATAAAAGTCATCTAAAGAATGCTAAGGTTCATGGAGAAGTTATCTCACAGGTCAAAGGGAAAAAAATTATAGCATTTAAAAAGAAAAGACGTAAGGGTTACAGTCGTAAGATTGGACATAGGCAGCTTTTAACGGAGGTTAAGATTGGGAAAATATCTCTTGGGAAGGTAGAGAAAAAGAATGCGTGATAGAAAACTAGAAGCAGATATTATAGCTTTAAAGGAATTCATTCGGCTATGGGTCGCGTTTGGAGACCTGCTAAAACAAGGTGGAGAGAATTTAGCTTCTAAAAATGCGGGAAAAGAGCAGGAGTTTATGGAATCCAAAAGTCTTCTTGCGCGTAAGTATGAGTCAATAATCGGGATACTTGAAAGTCAATACAGTCCTGACAATAAAATATCAAGTATACTTAGTCAGTCAGTTTCATTGAGTAATATAGCTGCCTCGGATATGCAATCCAGAAAACTGGGAAATGACTGGCATGTTTCCTATATATTCTTGAATAAACGATTGGGGGGTCTTGAAGGCAAGAGAGAGGAGCTTACAAAGATCAGCACACTAGGAACTATAATTATGCCAAAAATCAGAAGATGGTTAATTAAGCTTTTCATTTTTGTAATACTAATAGCTATTTTGACAGCAGGAGCTTATGTTGGATATAGAGTGTTTTTTGTAAAGACTGTTGCAGAACCTGAGGCAAAGACAAATGTTCCTGCACAAGCAGTGGAAAGTGTTGTTGAGGATAAGTCTATTATTACTAATATTAGAAACATGCTAGACCAGATATCAAGTAGGATAAAGAAAGATGAGCAAAGCAAAATTAAGTAGGAGGTATTAGGTAATGACAAAAAGAGACATTGTAATAAAAATTTCTGAAGAATTGGGAGTAACTCAAATTATCGTAGCAAAAGTGGTTGATAAACTATTGCATTATGTGTGTGATAGTGTTCTCAAAGGAGAAAAGGTAGAATTGCGCAACTTTGGTGTTTTTAAACAAAAGTCGAGAAAAGCCAGATTAGGCCGTAATCCAAAGACCGGACAAGAAGTGCCTATCCCTGCAAGAAAGGTTGTTTTATTCAAGCCGGGAAAAATAATGAAAGAAAGGATGCTTAGCTAGAGAAGATATGTTTTTTAAGCGCAAGGCTCGGCTTTTTAGTATCCGGGTCTTATTTTTTTGTGATAAAAGATGAAAAAGTTAACGTATAAAAAAGCTGGCGTGGATATAAAAAAAGGGGACAAATTTGTAGACATAATAAAGCCTCTTGCAAAATCTACCTTTGATAAAGGTGTACTTAGTGGTTTAGGTAGTTTTGCGGGCTTTTATGAGCCTGATATTACTAAGTATACTAAACCGGTTCTTGTTGGCGCAACAGATGGCGTTGGCACAAAGCTTGAAATAGCCTGCAAGTGTAAAACATATAACACTGTTGGCATAGACCTGGTGGCAATGTGTGTGAATGATCTTATTGTGCAGGGCGCAAAGCCTTTATTCTTTCTTGATTATTTAGCTACAGGGCGTCTTAATGTTAAAAGCGCAGCAAGTGTTGTAGAAGGAATTGTCAAGGGATGCAGGGAGGCGGATTGTGCTTTGCTTGGCGGAGAAACAGCAGAAATGCCCGGATTTTATAAGCCGGGAGAATATGAGCTTGCAGGTTTTACTGTAGGAATTGTGGATAAGAATAAAATAATAACCGGAGCAAAAATCGCTTCAGATGATATCATAATAGGACTTCAATCCTCAGGGCTGCACAGCAATGGATTTTCTTTAGTAAGAAAGGTGTTTAATGTTGATAAAATTGGTTCAGCATTAA
The nucleotide sequence above comes from bacterium. Encoded proteins:
- the purM gene encoding phosphoribosylformylglycinamidine cyclo-ligase — its product is MKKLTYKKAGVDIKKGDKFVDIIKPLAKSTFDKGVLSGLGSFAGFYEPDITKYTKPVLVGATDGVGTKLEIACKCKTYNTVGIDLVAMCVNDLIVQGAKPLFFLDYLATGRLNVKSAASVVEGIVKGCREADCALLGGETAEMPGFYKPGEYELAGFTVGIVDKNKIITGAKIASDDIIIGLQSSGLHSNGFSLVRKVFNVDKIGSALKKELLTPTRIYVKVIMKLLGKCEIKGMAHITGGGIEGNLARILPKNCQAHINTKSWKTPHIFEQIQKKGNIESKEMFKVFNMGIGMILVVSKKESDKAMSFLSKIGEKAYLLGEISKGKRGVKLVSISHDLL
- a CDS encoding HU family DNA-binding protein translates to MTKRDIVIKISEELGVTQIIVAKVVDKLLHYVCDSVLKGEKVELRNFGVFKQKSRKARLGRNPKTGQEVPIPARKVVLFKPGKIMKERMLS
- the rplU gene encoding 50S ribosomal protein L21, translating into MQAVIVTGGKQFKVSEGDIIKTEKIEEKVGCKINFEPILISDKETVSIDKSHLKNAKVHGEVISQVKGKKIIAFKKKRRKGYSRKIGHRQLLTEVKIGKISLGKVEKKNA